The Malus domestica chromosome 10, GDT2T_hap1 genome contains a region encoding:
- the LOC103401288 gene encoding reticulon-like protein B11: MGESMPPRRISVHQTLGGGPVADVLLWKKWSGGVLLLTSTTASWLLFERAGYNLLSFVANVLLLLVVILFLWAKSASLLNRPLPPLPDMEISEANVVKAADALHAGINRVLSIARDIAIGRNWKLFLQVAFCLWLASYVGSFFNFLTLFYIGVLLSLSVPVLYDKYQDHIDDKLHVANRVIQTQYRKIDDSILKKIPLGSNKEKKLQ; encoded by the exons ATGGGAGAATCTATGCCTCCTCGTCGCATTTCCGTTCACCAAACTCTCGGAGGTGGCcctg TTGCCGATGTGCTGCTGTGGAAGAAATGGAGTGGAGGAGTTTTACTGCTGACCTCTACGACGGCGTCGTGGTTGCTGTTTGAGCGAGCTGGTTACAATCTCTTGTCATTTGTGGCCAATGTTCTACTGCTTCTTGTGGTCATCCTTTTCCTCTGGGCCAAATCTGCTTCTCTTCTCAACAG ACCTTTGCCTCCTCTCCCTGATATGGAAATCTCTGAGGCCAATGTTGTGAAGGCTGCTGATGCACTGCATGCTGGGATTAATCGTGTACTGTCTATTGCACGAGACATTGCTATTGGGAGAAATTGGAAGCTCTTTCTTCAG GTTGCTTTCTGCTTATGGCTAGCTTCTTATGTCGGAAGTTTCTTCAACTTCCTTACTCTTTTCTACATTG GGGTTCTTCTAAGTCTTTCAGTGCCCGTGTTGTATGATAAGTATCAGGACCACATTGATGATAAGCTGCATGTAGCAAACAGAGTAATACAAACACAGTACAGGAAAATTGATGATAGCATCCTAAAGAAAATTCCACTGGGTTCAAACAAGGAGAAGAAGCTACAGTAG